Part of the Cololabis saira isolate AMF1-May2022 chromosome 15, fColSai1.1, whole genome shotgun sequence genome, CCTTTCTCCCATGTGTCTATGAAAATCTTCCCTTTTAATGTCTAACCAGCATTCACGGCGTCCGTTCCTCAGAGTTGTGCCGGATAAATGAACACCAGAAGGTGGCGCTGGACCTGGACCCTTACGTGAAGAAGCTGCTGAACGCCAGGCGCCGAGTGGTTCTGGTGAACAACATCCTCCAGAACGCTCAGGTCAGCCCAGTTTCAAAGAGGGACACAAAGTCGTCCAGGAAATCGTAGGATGTTTCCATCCAGAACCAGCAACAACAGCTGGTTCTGGATCAGATCCTGCAGCTGGTCTGGAGCGGCTCTCAAACAGAGATCTGGAATGACAACAATGAAGCAGCACATGAACCTCAACAGAAGTTTCTTCTGCATCAGGCCATACAGATGTTGAGAGGCCTCGGGACCGCTGGGGGCCCAAACTTACAAGGTCCAATAAAACGGGTCTTGCAGCTAAACTTCCCTTAATTTTCCCAAAACAGTGCCCTTCTTTTTTCGTTTTCATTGTGTGAGTTTATAAAGTtatacattttgagttttttgttgCAAAAATTAGGTTTTATATAGTTACAATTaggtctgtgttgaaaaaaatcgattttccgattctaaatcgattctcatattaattcctaaaaatcgattcttatgtctaaagatcgatttttttttttttttttttttttttttttttttttttttttttcttttctcaatcattttcgccaggtgaactttaatcccagtagtcggacacacagtttgtcatgacacttctgaaaaatgccaggtgcttcatggcaatatgtgtgcgtggtgagaGAATAcattagacaagctaaaatgatttgtttactgcatgaactgttgcaatttctttcttttttgcactttaaatggatattgaaaggcctgtttgagttatttatttcttagttatttcacaataattattgtgaaattattatttcactagttattttacagtcacataattcaggcaacggttcaaaaaacattttaaataacactaagccaaatcaatatcgaatcggatcgaatcgaatcatgataatcgattttgaatattaagaattttttgaatcgatacccagccctggTTACAATCTCTAGGCTTTTTCCTGGAAATTTTCAAGGTTATAAATTaagaatttttatttgtttcttttttgtttactaAATCAGGAGTTCAGAGTTTTCTCTCACAATCGCGAGTTTAAAAAATGAGTTGTTTTTTAGGCTAAAATTGTATATTTGGTTGTTGTTGCAAATTTCCGTCTGATTTCTGTTTTATGGAAAATTTGTAGGTTTTAAAATGTAGAAataatgatttctttttttattataaagttacaactcaagttttttttcctccaagtTTCTGGGTTTAAAAACTGCAGATTTTGCCTGCAGGTTTGGGAATGTATAAAGTTAAACGGATGAACGTGTCACCACACACCACCTTTAGGGATTTGAACTAAATGTGAATATTTATGTTCAAACTGATCAAATCAAATGTAATATTCTGACTGTTTTTCCTTCGAAAATTCCAACTTCACTTTCATAAATTCACTTCATAAAATTTGAAACAACGAGCCGTTCACAATGATTTTCTGTTCCCAGGAACGTCTGAGGAGACTCAACCACAATGTCGCCAAGGAAACGGCCCGAAGAAAGACCATGTTGGAGGCGTCAGGGGTCTTCACCAACCGCTCCCCCAGTAAACCGTGACCCCCCCCCGCCGCCATCATGAGGACCAACAACAGCAGTACAGGAAATGGAAACTACAAGAGCCTCCTGGGAGATTCCTCTTGTCACATGACCTGCTCCTCTTCTCTGATTTTGTAATAAAATGATGAATCCCTCAGATGTGTTGTTGTCTCGAATCTAAGACTTCCTGTAATCAGAACCAGTGCACATTAGTGTTAAGTGTGAATGTTgtgtattgtgttgcacatgtttagttataataaaactaaCTAGTACGGGTTAAACTGTAGTAACACTGGTAATTTTCAGTCATTGGTCCCCTTAAAGCCAAATGCTATGCAAAGCTGAGCTTTTCTTACAGTATTTagtcattcaaaataatattatttattaatatgaAAAAGTCATACTTTTACAAGAGTAAAATAATTGTTTTCTTAGGAACAAGCAGAAATTTTAGgaggaaaaagtcaatattgtattaattaaaaattatgtttttaataaataagCTGTGGAAACATAACATCTTAGAATTGTAACTGAATTTGATCTAAATGTACAGTTTTCTCCAGATTCTCCAATTTTTTtcatgaaactgaaactgacgtcaccttttatatatattatgatgatAGTAATGATAGtattaatgataatagtaatgatAGTAGTAACGATAGTAATGATTTTAGTAATGATAGTAATAATTGTAGTACTGCTGATAGTAATGATAGTAGTACTGATAGTATGATAGTAATGATTGTAGTACTGCTGATAGTAATGATAGTAATGATTGTAGTACTGGTGATAGTAATGATAGTAATGATTGTAGTACGGATAGTAATGATAGTAATGATTGTAGTACTGATAGTAGTACTGATAGTAATGGTTGTAGTACTGGTGGTAGTAATGATAGTAATGATTGTAGTACTAGTGATAGTAATGATTGCAGTACTGATAGTAGTAATGATTGTAGTACTGGTGATAGTAATGATAGTACTGATTGCAGTACTGATAGTACTGATAGTAATGATAGTAGTACTGATAGTAATAATGATTGCAGTACTGCTGATAGTAATGATAGTAATGATTGCAGTACTGCTGATAGTAATGATAGTAATGATTGCAGTACTGATAGTAGTAATGATAGTAATGGTTGCAGTACTGCTGCAGGCCTGTGGGGGGCAGTATGTTGCTCTACTGCGTAAATCCgtgtgaagaagaaaaaggctCCAGTTTCGCTCCCTGCAGCTTTTTGAAACAGAACATTAAACTCATGGACGCGGAGCTCGCTGCCCAAAATACCTAATCCGACACATTTGAACCCGGGCCGCTGTTTGTGAGGGTTAGAAGCTTTAAGGAGCTGATAGGAGCTGACAGGAGTTGACAGGAGGAGGTTTCCTCGCgtcaggagcagcagcagcatggacTCCTGGGTTCGCTTCAGCTCCCAGAGTCACTCCAAGGAGAGAGTTTTCAGGTAAATACAACCTTCACTTCACCCAGCACAGAGTTTGTAGCCACATCTAACCTTTAATGTACACCAAGAAGAGAAGTTTTAATAAATATATCGTTTAATTCTCTAAAAAGAGCTCAGAAATCACGCAGCAGATAAAAGTCCACTGAGAACTATATGTAAACAAACCGTCAGCTGCAGCATCGCACTTTATTTTTGCACATTATCAAATAAtagtgtatgtgtatattataAGAAATATTATCTCTCCTCAGTCAGTGTCCTCAATCAAACTAACCCATAAAAACCTGAAACTGATGTCTGTTTTTCCAACTTCACATGAGTTAAATACTTGTTATTCCAGTTTATATCCATTAACTCCTCACATCaagtttgaagttttttttttattttttattttttatttatttcagatccccattagttgctgcctcagcagcaactattcttcctggggtccaacagtacaaatatacatttctaaaaaacttttacagtacaatataaaatgttagttaaacagaataaaacaaagtagataacaagtacaaagaacaacaactaaaaagaaaaacaagacaaaaaacaaaaacgaataaactaaagataataagaagcagaaaacaatggaaaaaaaagaaaatgaattttcctaaatgaaaaaacgaaaatgaaaaaaaacaaataacaaccaaaaacagatagattaaagataaatcccagtacaactaaagataaataagtgcatactaaatgaggcaaatacaaaaacaaaaaacggctAAAACCATTAGACATGGATCATGGAAGTTGATCAATGTGCTTTCTGTAATGTAGCAGAGGAAACTTTAAAACATATGTTTTTCCTGTGTCCTGTGTCCAGAAACTTCTGGTTAGAATTATGAAACTGGTTACTACTTAGAATAGAGGACATACCAGTCTTTGATATctctcatatttattttttatatatagataacttgaagtcgaatgtatctgacataataaatatagttattctcatgggtaaatatcatattcattgtAGTAAGTGGAGGAATAGCAAAGCATCCTTTGATTGGCTTTTGaataattttaaattattcttcttATCCCTAAGAAAAATAGACTCCAACAAAATGGCTAAAAAGATTCGTGACGATatatcttgttttctgcttttttgatgCATGCCTCAGTCCTTGCACctctttttggcacttttgtttgcctgattttaaatactgtgatacttttatagtttgcactttataaaaacccctgtttgtcttttatttcaatatatagtTAATTGTTTTTCTATATAACTCTATATTTGTCAGCATCTCATATTATGTCTACTAAGTATACTATCATCCTTACGAGAAGATGTTTAATTActgtattatgttttttttattgtgttcaataaagaagaaaaaaaaaactcctcacATTATATTCCAGTTAATTTCTAtagaatgtaaatgtactttatttatatagccgtttacagccacctctaggtgagccaaagtgctttacagaataaaacatacagaaatacaacatgcaatcataagacagagcaaaaaaaaatagaataaaaaagtgtcaccacactactgagtattaaaagccattctaaataaatagaaaGTATAGAAAGATAGCTCATAGAAATAGATAATAGAAAGTTTTCCACTTTGAAAAGTGATTGACTGGCTGATTATGGTCAAATTTTACATTTCTACTGTATGTTGTGActgtattttcctttttatggagCGATTAAAAATTAATTGCTTAAAAGTCTCCTTCAGGAAAAGACCTGGCGCCTTAGAGCCTGGCTTCATCTAACGCCCGGGGTTCTGATCCAGAACCGCGTAACCACTACAGTCCTGATCTGGTGGAAATACACCTCCTAATTTGCTGTTGTGGCAccacaataaactggactgataatgtttttcttttggttcagGGGCATTGTGGGTGTCTGTGGTCCGGTCGTACAGAGGTTCCTTCATGAACCTGGTCTCGGCTCACACTAAAGCTGCTTGTGTTCGCAGGGCCGCCCAGTACGCCTGCATGCTGCTGGGCTACACGCTGAACAAAACCAAGGCAGCAGCTGAACTCCGCAGAATGGTTGGCGACCTGGAAACACACCTGAGCCTGACCAGGAAACGTAAGTGAAGAAAACTGTGGGCTTGTTTTTTTCCCATCCAGCGAGGCTTCGTGGTACTGACGTGTTTCCTGCCACAGTGCTGCGACTGGGGAACTCGGTGGAGACCCTGGAGGCTGCGAAGAGGGCCATCCACCTGTCGGACGG contains:
- the snapin gene encoding SNARE-associated protein Snapin, producing MAAVVEASSSGRDVLAEGLLDLLSPAVQQLDVHVHSVRESQVELREHIDNLATELCRINEHQKVALDLDPYVKKLLNARRRVVLVNNILQNAQERLRRLNHNVAKETARRKTMLEASGVFTNRSPSKP